In Notamacropus eugenii isolate mMacEug1 chromosome 1, mMacEug1.pri_v2, whole genome shotgun sequence, one genomic interval encodes:
- the LOC140533887 gene encoding antimicrobial protein CAP18-like, with protein sequence MRGLTMQVLLLVLGLLSLMTPLGYAQDQPYQDVLNRFIQEYNTKSESESLFRLSVLNLPSQESNDPTAPQLLKFTIRETVCSKSEHRNPEECDFKKNGLVEECIGTVDLDSSSPSVDISCDGPEKVKRGFGKKLRKRLKKFRNSIKKRLKNFNVVIPIPLPG encoded by the exons ATGAGGGGCTTAACCATGCAGGTACTCCTATTGGTGCTGGGGCTGCTCAGCCTGATGACTCCACTTGGCTATGCCCAGGACCAGCCATACCAGGATGTGCTGAATAGATTCATTCAGGAATACAACACAAAGTCAGAATCAGAAAGCCTCTTTCGTCTCTCAGTTCTGAATCTGCCATCACAGGAG AGCAACGATCCTACTGCTCCACAACTTCTGAAATTCACCATCAGAGAGACTGTGTGCTCTAAAAGTGAACATCGCAATCCAGAAGAATGTGATTTCAAGAAAAATGGG CTGGTGGAAGAGTGCATTGGAACAGTTGACCTGGATTCCTCCAGTCCCTCTGTTGATATTTCCTGTGATGGG CCTGAAAAGGTCAAGAGAGGATTTGGGAAGAAGTtgaggaagagactgaagaaatTTCGGAACAGCATTAAGAAAAGATTAAAGAACTTTAACGTTGTAATTCCTATCCCACTGCCAGGGTAG